The following coding sequences are from one Paenibacillus tundrae window:
- the glmU gene encoding bifunctional UDP-N-acetylglucosamine diphosphorylase/glucosamine-1-phosphate N-acetyltransferase GlmU — protein MAIVLAAGQGKRMKSKLYKVLHPVCGKPMVGHVLDAALRAGVERSVVVVGHGAEAVQSFLGSRAEYALQAEQLGTGHAVQQVKSLLGNEAGSTIVVCGDTPLVTSETLEGLMKLHESRGAAATVLTAELDNPKGYGRVIRGEDGSVQRIVEQKDCNEQEDAVKEINTGTYCFDNAKLFAALEKVTNQNAQGEYYLTDVVGIFRNDGEVVEAYMSDDIAESIGVNDRLALSQAEAFMRERLAVKHMLNGVTIIDPSSTYIGADVTIGSDTVLYPGTILKGTTSIGEACHIGPHADIEDSIIQDGVTIKHSVLSSAEVGAEATVGPFANLRPGTKLGRNVKIGDFVEVKNATIDEGSKVSHLSYIGDAQVGKNVNVGCGAITVNYDGYNKAVTTIEDDAFVGSNVNLIAPITVGKGAYVVAGSTVTHSVPENDLAIARPRQENKPGYAEKIRGRAKAKKQNAKPE, from the coding sequence ATGGCTATTGTTCTTGCCGCAGGGCAAGGAAAACGGATGAAATCCAAATTGTACAAAGTACTGCATCCCGTATGTGGTAAACCGATGGTGGGTCATGTGCTTGATGCGGCTCTACGCGCAGGTGTAGAACGCAGTGTAGTCGTGGTGGGTCACGGTGCCGAAGCGGTGCAGTCATTTTTGGGTTCAAGAGCAGAATATGCTCTTCAGGCAGAACAGCTGGGAACAGGTCATGCAGTTCAACAGGTGAAGTCTCTGCTTGGCAATGAAGCCGGATCAACGATTGTAGTCTGCGGAGACACTCCGCTTGTAACGAGTGAAACGTTGGAAGGTCTAATGAAGCTTCATGAGAGCCGCGGTGCAGCAGCTACCGTACTTACAGCTGAATTGGACAATCCCAAAGGATATGGACGCGTTATTCGCGGAGAAGATGGTTCTGTACAACGAATTGTGGAGCAGAAGGATTGTAACGAGCAAGAAGATGCTGTGAAGGAGATTAACACAGGTACTTACTGCTTCGACAATGCAAAACTGTTCGCAGCGTTGGAGAAAGTAACGAATCAGAATGCTCAAGGAGAGTACTATCTTACTGATGTCGTTGGCATATTCCGCAACGATGGAGAAGTGGTTGAAGCCTACATGTCAGATGATATTGCAGAATCCATTGGGGTAAATGATAGACTTGCTCTTTCACAAGCGGAAGCATTCATGCGTGAACGTCTTGCCGTTAAACATATGTTAAACGGTGTTACGATCATCGATCCGTCATCGACATATATCGGAGCGGATGTTACGATTGGATCAGACACAGTACTGTACCCAGGAACGATTCTTAAGGGCACGACTTCCATTGGTGAAGCTTGCCATATTGGTCCACATGCAGACATCGAAGACAGTATCATTCAGGATGGTGTTACGATTAAACATTCTGTGTTGTCGAGTGCTGAGGTTGGTGCCGAGGCTACTGTAGGTCCATTTGCTAATTTGCGTCCAGGAACTAAATTAGGTCGCAACGTAAAAATTGGTGACTTTGTTGAAGTGAAAAATGCTACAATTGATGAAGGCTCCAAAGTGTCTCACCTTAGTTATATTGGGGATGCTCAAGTAGGGAAAAACGTAAATGTTGGTTGTGGTGCAATAACGGTCAATTATGATGGTTATAATAAAGCTGTGACAACCATTGAAGATGATGCCTTTGTAGGCAGCAACGTCAATTTGATTGCACCCATTACGGTAGGAAAAGGCGCTTATGTCGTTGCAGGTTCCACCGTTACCCATTCCGTTCCCGAGAATGATCTCGCCATTGCTCGTCCACGCCAGGAGAACAAACCTGGTTATGCAGAGAAGATCCGCGGACGTGCCAAAGCCAAGAAACAAAACGCCAAACCCGAATAA
- a CDS encoding ribose-phosphate diphosphokinase, with translation MTYFDSKLKIFTCNSNPKLAHQIADYIGIPMGESHTTSFSDGEIQVKLSESVRGCHVYIVQSTCLPVNDNLMEMLVMIDALKRASAKTINVVIPYYGYARQDRKARSRDPITAKLVANLIEKAGATRVIAMDLHAMQIQGFFDIPVDHLLGVPILAQYFRSKQIENPVVVSPDHGGVVRARKLADFLNAPLAIIDKRRPEPNVSEVMNIIGNIEGKTAILIDDIIDTAGTIVLGANALMEGGVKEVYACCTHPVLSGPAMERLENAPLKEVIVTDTIPITHANPTSKLKVLSVAPLLGEAIIRVHEELSISKLFEIE, from the coding sequence ATGACTTATTTTGATTCGAAATTAAAAATATTTACTTGCAATTCTAACCCAAAGCTTGCCCATCAAATTGCTGATTATATCGGAATTCCTATGGGTGAATCTCACACAACTAGCTTCAGCGATGGTGAGATCCAAGTGAAGCTCTCCGAGAGCGTACGGGGCTGTCACGTTTATATCGTGCAGTCAACTTGTTTGCCAGTTAACGACAACTTGATGGAAATGCTCGTCATGATTGATGCACTTAAACGTGCTTCTGCCAAGACAATTAACGTTGTAATTCCTTACTATGGCTACGCTAGACAAGATCGCAAAGCACGTTCCCGTGATCCAATTACAGCGAAGCTGGTAGCTAATCTGATTGAAAAAGCAGGCGCAACGCGTGTAATCGCAATGGATCTTCACGCAATGCAAATTCAAGGATTTTTCGATATTCCAGTTGACCATCTGCTTGGTGTACCGATTCTGGCGCAATATTTCCGGTCAAAACAGATCGAAAATCCAGTTGTCGTATCTCCTGACCATGGTGGCGTAGTACGTGCACGGAAACTCGCTGACTTCCTGAACGCACCACTGGCGATTATCGACAAACGTCGTCCTGAGCCTAATGTCAGTGAAGTCATGAACATCATTGGTAACATTGAAGGTAAGACGGCAATCCTGATCGATGATATCATCGATACAGCAGGAACGATTGTATTGGGGGCAAATGCCTTGATGGAAGGCGGCGTGAAGGAAGTATACGCATGCTGTACTCACCCAGTATTGTCTGGCCCTGCTATGGAACGTTTGGAGAATGCACCATTGAAGGAAGTTATCGTAACGGATACAATTCCGATTACACATGCTAACCCGACAAGCAAACTCAAAGTGTTGTCTGTAGCGCCTTTGCTCGGAGAAGCAATTATCCGGGTTCATGAGGAATTATCAATCAGCAAGCTGTTTGAAATTGAATAA
- a CDS encoding anti-sigma-F factor Fin family protein: MSVNYVCRHCRTFIGQIDSTGITEAQLGFHFLTPDERRDIIAYNSGGDITVRITCDYCKEALELNPELSLLASPLQ, translated from the coding sequence ATGTCAGTGAATTATGTATGCAGGCATTGTCGTACCTTTATAGGACAAATCGATTCTACCGGTATAACGGAAGCGCAATTAGGCTTTCATTTCTTGACCCCCGACGAGCGTAGGGATATAATAGCGTATAATTCGGGTGGAGATATCACCGTTCGGATTACATGTGACTATTGCAAAGAAGCACTGGAACTTAATCCAGAGCTGAGTCTGCTCGCTAGTCCTCTTCAATAG
- the spoVT gene encoding stage V sporulation protein T, whose amino-acid sequence MKATGIVRRIDDLGRVVIPKEIRRTLRIREGDPLEIFVDRDGEVILKKYSPIGELGDFAKEYAESLYESTGHVTLISDRDTIITVAGGSKKEYLDKQVGQLIENCMENRKTIIETNNGSYEISKDHDETLSSFVIAPIISGGDPIGTVVLFNKDESVKMSQMEVKMSETAAGFLGKQMEQ is encoded by the coding sequence ATGAAAGCTACTGGTATTGTCCGTCGTATAGATGACCTGGGTCGTGTGGTCATTCCAAAAGAAATCCGTCGTACGTTACGTATTCGTGAAGGAGATCCGCTTGAAATCTTTGTGGATCGAGATGGAGAAGTTATTCTTAAAAAGTATTCCCCTATTGGTGAGCTTGGTGATTTTGCTAAGGAATATGCTGAGTCCTTGTATGAAAGTACAGGTCATGTCACGTTAATCTCTGACCGGGATACCATTATCACGGTAGCTGGTGGCTCCAAGAAGGAATATTTGGACAAGCAGGTAGGCCAGTTGATTGAGAACTGCATGGAAAATCGTAAAACCATTATCGAGACTAATAATGGATCTTATGAAATTAGCAAAGATCATGACGAGACGTTATCTTCCTTTGTTATTGCGCCAATCATATCCGGTGGAGATCCAATCGGAACCGTCGTTCTGTTCAATAAGGACGAGTCGGTGAAGATGTCACAGATGGAAGTCAAAATGTCAGAGACTGCTGCTGGTTTCCTCGGTAAACAGATGGAACAATAA
- the spoVG gene encoding septation regulator SpoVG, with product MQITDVRLRRVNSEGRMKAIASITIDNEFVVHDIRVIDGNNGMFVAMPSKRTPDGEFRDIAHPISSGTREKIQAAVLTEYDRAATEEEVIEEGA from the coding sequence ATGCAAATTACGGATGTCAGACTCCGCCGCGTTAACTCGGAGGGGAGAATGAAGGCTATCGCATCCATTACCATCGATAACGAATTCGTCGTTCATGACATTCGTGTCATTGATGGTAACAACGGAATGTTTGTTGCTATGCCGAGCAAGCGGACTCCTGACGGAGAGTTCCGTGATATCGCCCACCCGATCTCTTCCGGTACTCGTGAGAAGATTCAGGCGGCTGTATTGACTGAATATGATCGCGCTGCTACTGAGGAAGAAGTCATTGAAGAAGGTGCCTGA
- the mfd gene encoding transcription-repair coupling factor, with amino-acid sequence MLQALIQAFSKDPDFGSITAGISSGMKEQLVSGLSGSARQIMLAALHQEMNRPLLVVTHNMFSAQKIAEDLQEALSPDQVLLYPANELVAAEAAVSSPETLGQRIDVLVRCAQGFRGVVVIPFSGVQRYLPLPEVMAKAQITVKQGSTLELDAFLLEMVKLGYERVERVESRGEMSVRGGIIDFYPVTSPIAYRVELFDDEIDSIRTFDPTDQRSIERIEEVVVLPCKELIADRERMEKAADAAVILLEQQLEKMTDRQAKLRLREEIHREIEMLRQHVYFSEMYKYISPLYPEHKTIYDYMPEDTLLVLDEPARLAETSKQLDRDESEWNLHLMQNGKTLPDLHLSADGDELLYERPFQTIFMSIFLRQVPHTQPQNILNFISRGMQDFHGQMNVLKAEMERWQKAGVHVLMLASGEERLDRMRRVLQDYDIPEPEMLIGNLQTGFEMPSIQLAVVTEGEMFSQKQRKVRKPIRNVDNAERIKSYSELKVGDYVVHQNHGIGKYMGIGTLEVAGIHKDYMHILYAGGDKLSVPIEQIDLIQKYVGSEEKEPKIYKLGGNEWTRVKNKVRSSVQDIADDLIKLYAERQTSKGYGFEKDSAEQQEFEDMFPYDETRDQMRAIEEIKKDMEQNRPMDRLLCGDVGYGKTEVAIRAAFKAAIEGKQVAVLVPTTILAQQHYETFRERFSGYPFNINVLSRFRSRKEQNETAKGIKQGTVDIVIGTHRLLSQDLVFKDLGLLIVDEEQRFGVTHKEKLKKLKTNVDVLTLTATPIPRTLHMSMLGVRDLSVIETPPENRFPVQTYVVEHSQALVREAIERELARGGQVYYLYNRVQGIQEMAAEISELVPEAKVGVGHGQMSETELEKTILDFLDGEYDVLVSTSIIETGVDIPNVNTLIVHDADKMGLSQLYQLRGRVGRSNRIAYAYFTYQRDKVLTEVAEKRMQSIKEFTELGSGFKIAMRDLSIRGAGNLLGAEQHGFIASVGFDLYSQMLAEEINKRKVTMLGEEPVPSDQWNTTLDLSIDAYLPSDYIYDSIQKIEIYKKVAVISSFDDAMELEDELVDRFGDLPEAVINLMAVARLKVYGKIYGIESITQRGDDLTVKFYEGREHAFELSNIAHIGNQFERRVQFEQGPHMLIHVKGKGLGDKQLMELVEKFLESMKSAFKSKGELKDVTKV; translated from the coding sequence TTGTTACAAGCACTTATACAAGCTTTTTCCAAAGATCCTGACTTCGGATCCATAACCGCCGGTATTTCATCCGGGATGAAAGAGCAGTTGGTATCCGGTCTATCCGGATCAGCACGTCAAATCATGCTGGCTGCCTTACATCAAGAGATGAACCGGCCTTTGCTCGTCGTTACGCACAATATGTTTTCTGCACAAAAAATTGCAGAAGATTTACAGGAAGCGCTTTCACCGGATCAGGTATTGCTCTATCCTGCCAATGAACTTGTCGCCGCTGAAGCTGCTGTTTCCAGTCCGGAAACACTAGGTCAGCGTATTGATGTGTTGGTTCGCTGCGCCCAAGGTTTCCGGGGCGTTGTTGTTATTCCTTTTTCCGGGGTACAGCGGTATCTTCCGCTTCCAGAAGTCATGGCAAAAGCCCAAATCACAGTTAAACAAGGAAGTACGCTTGAGCTAGATGCCTTCCTGCTGGAAATGGTGAAGCTAGGTTACGAGCGCGTAGAACGCGTAGAATCCCGCGGTGAGATGAGTGTACGTGGTGGGATCATTGACTTCTATCCGGTTACATCACCGATTGCTTACCGGGTGGAGTTGTTTGACGATGAGATCGATTCGATTCGAACCTTTGATCCTACGGATCAGCGCTCTATTGAGCGGATAGAAGAAGTCGTTGTACTGCCGTGCAAAGAGTTGATCGCAGATCGTGAACGCATGGAGAAGGCTGCAGATGCGGCTGTTATTTTGCTGGAACAACAGCTTGAGAAGATGACAGATCGGCAGGCGAAGCTGCGTCTCCGTGAAGAGATTCATCGCGAAATTGAGATGCTTCGTCAGCATGTATACTTCTCAGAGATGTATAAATATATCTCACCACTCTATCCAGAGCACAAGACCATTTACGATTATATGCCTGAGGATACGTTACTTGTACTCGATGAGCCTGCAAGACTTGCCGAGACATCTAAACAGTTGGATCGGGATGAATCTGAATGGAATCTGCATTTGATGCAAAATGGTAAGACACTACCTGACCTGCATTTATCGGCTGATGGAGATGAGCTTCTGTATGAACGTCCATTCCAGACGATATTTATGTCTATCTTCTTACGTCAGGTTCCACACACGCAGCCACAGAACATTCTGAACTTTATCAGCCGGGGTATGCAGGATTTCCACGGGCAAATGAATGTACTTAAGGCAGAGATGGAGCGCTGGCAGAAGGCTGGAGTTCATGTATTGATGCTGGCGAGTGGTGAGGAAAGGCTCGACCGTATGCGTCGGGTATTGCAGGATTATGACATACCAGAACCTGAGATGCTCATTGGTAATTTGCAAACAGGATTCGAGATGCCATCCATTCAATTGGCCGTTGTTACGGAAGGGGAGATGTTCTCCCAGAAGCAGCGGAAAGTACGGAAACCAATTCGAAACGTGGACAATGCGGAGCGAATTAAATCATATAGTGAGCTGAAAGTGGGCGATTATGTCGTTCACCAAAATCACGGTATCGGTAAATACATGGGGATCGGTACCCTTGAGGTAGCTGGTATCCATAAGGACTATATGCATATTTTGTATGCGGGTGGAGACAAACTGTCTGTACCGATCGAGCAGATTGATCTGATTCAGAAATATGTGGGCTCAGAAGAGAAGGAGCCTAAGATTTATAAGCTCGGTGGCAACGAGTGGACACGGGTAAAAAACAAAGTTCGTTCATCGGTACAGGATATTGCCGACGATCTAATCAAACTCTATGCAGAGCGGCAAACGTCCAAAGGATACGGCTTCGAGAAGGACTCTGCAGAACAGCAGGAGTTCGAGGACATGTTCCCTTATGATGAGACGCGTGACCAGATGCGTGCAATTGAGGAAATCAAGAAAGACATGGAACAAAATCGTCCGATGGATCGTTTATTGTGTGGGGATGTCGGCTACGGCAAAACTGAGGTTGCGATCCGTGCAGCCTTCAAAGCAGCGATTGAAGGGAAACAGGTTGCTGTGCTCGTGCCTACCACGATTTTGGCACAACAGCACTATGAGACATTCCGTGAACGTTTCTCAGGTTACCCATTCAACATCAACGTGCTTAGCCGATTCCGTTCTCGCAAAGAACAAAATGAAACGGCCAAGGGTATCAAGCAGGGTACAGTTGATATTGTTATCGGCACACATCGCTTATTGTCACAGGATCTTGTGTTCAAGGATCTGGGATTGCTCATCGTGGATGAGGAGCAGCGCTTTGGTGTAACCCATAAGGAGAAGTTGAAAAAACTCAAAACAAACGTGGATGTGTTGACCCTTACGGCAACGCCAATTCCGCGTACATTACACATGTCTATGCTTGGAGTCCGTGATTTGTCTGTCATTGAGACACCGCCAGAGAACCGGTTCCCTGTGCAGACCTATGTGGTTGAACACAGTCAAGCACTGGTTCGAGAAGCCATTGAGCGTGAACTGGCTCGTGGTGGTCAGGTCTATTACCTGTACAATCGTGTTCAAGGTATCCAGGAAATGGCTGCCGAAATTTCTGAGTTAGTTCCAGAGGCTAAGGTTGGCGTGGGGCACGGTCAGATGTCCGAGACGGAGCTGGAGAAGACGATTCTGGACTTCTTGGATGGCGAGTACGATGTGCTGGTCAGCACCAGTATCATTGAGACAGGTGTCGATATTCCAAACGTTAATACGTTAATCGTTCATGATGCAGACAAAATGGGACTCTCCCAGTTGTACCAGTTGCGTGGACGCGTGGGTCGATCCAACCGGATTGCTTATGCGTACTTTACGTACCAACGGGATAAGGTACTGACTGAAGTGGCAGAGAAACGTATGCAATCCATCAAAGAATTCACCGAGCTGGGCTCTGGGTTCAAGATTGCAATGCGCGACTTGTCGATTCGAGGTGCAGGTAACCTGCTCGGAGCAGAGCAGCATGGCTTCATTGCTTCCGTGGGATTCGATCTGTATTCTCAGATGCTTGCTGAGGAAATTAACAAACGGAAAGTGACGATGCTGGGTGAAGAGCCTGTACCTTCCGACCAATGGAATACAACGCTTGATCTTAGTATTGATGCATATTTGCCGTCTGATTATATCTATGACAGCATTCAGAAGATTGAAATTTACAAAAAGGTGGCCGTTATCTCTTCCTTCGATGATGCAATGGAGCTGGAAGATGAGTTAGTCGATCGTTTCGGTGATCTTCCAGAAGCAGTTATTAACCTAATGGCTGTGGCGAGGCTCAAAGTTTACGGCAAAATCTATGGAATTGAGTCTATTACACAGCGTGGGGATGACCTTACGGTGAAGTTCTATGAAGGTCGTGAACACGCATTCGAGCTCTCCAATATTGCACACATTGGAAATCAGTTCGAAAGACGTGTACAATTTGAACAAGGACCCCATATGCTTATTCATGTCAAAGGCAAAGGGCTTGGGGACAAGCAACTCATGGAGCTGGTGGAGAAATTCCTGGAATCCATGAAAAGTGCTTTTAAATCAAAGGGGGAACTAAAAGATGTTACAAAAGTATAA
- a CDS encoding peptidylprolyl isomerase — translation MLQKYKTVKKVLSVSMVAVLSLSLLAACGKKEEATTPESTDTSAVVATYDGGTITANEFDMEQRVMKFLYPEYAQMMDMDDFKDYLVRQEIAYKYLSENASDEAKAEGSKVATEQFDKMKAQVPEEQWPEMLKAQNLTDDNIKDYMTRIMTVIKDKETGVTEDDMKAEFDKNKEQYTTASVRHVLINFTDPKTQKERKKEDALKIAEEVKAKLDGGADFAEVAKEYSEDPGSADKGGLYENAAVAQWVEAFKQAAITLPLNKISDPVETEYGYHVMKVEARTDAYDKMTAEQKDSIKSSIAAAKIDTFMTGGELDKLVKEVNLPKTDKAEEGSTEGTEGTGTDTQTGTEGESKTDDTKGTDTKTDAGTTDQDATTSEGTDSSSK, via the coding sequence ATGTTACAAAAGTATAAAACAGTGAAGAAAGTACTGTCCGTGAGTATGGTTGCAGTGCTGTCTTTATCACTGCTAGCAGCATGTGGTAAGAAGGAAGAAGCAACAACACCAGAATCAACAGACACAAGCGCAGTTGTAGCAACATATGATGGCGGTACAATCACAGCCAATGAATTCGACATGGAACAGCGTGTGATGAAATTCCTGTATCCAGAATATGCACAAATGATGGACATGGATGACTTCAAAGACTACTTGGTTCGCCAAGAAATTGCATACAAATATCTGAGTGAAAATGCGAGCGACGAAGCGAAGGCGGAAGGTTCCAAAGTGGCTACTGAGCAATTCGACAAAATGAAGGCTCAAGTTCCAGAAGAACAATGGCCGGAAATGCTGAAGGCGCAGAACCTCACGGATGATAACATTAAGGATTATATGACTCGGATCATGACCGTGATTAAGGATAAAGAGACTGGCGTAACAGAAGACGACATGAAGGCTGAGTTTGATAAAAATAAAGAGCAGTATACGACAGCTTCCGTTCGTCATGTACTGATCAACTTCACGGATCCAAAAACACAAAAAGAGCGCAAAAAAGAAGATGCACTTAAAATTGCTGAAGAAGTAAAAGCAAAACTGGATGGAGGAGCAGATTTCGCAGAAGTTGCGAAGGAGTATTCTGAAGATCCAGGATCTGCAGACAAAGGCGGTTTGTATGAGAACGCGGCTGTTGCTCAGTGGGTAGAAGCATTTAAACAAGCGGCAATCACGTTGCCTTTGAATAAAATCAGCGATCCAGTGGAAACGGAGTATGGCTACCATGTCATGAAAGTAGAAGCACGTACAGATGCATATGACAAAATGACAGCCGAGCAAAAAGACAGCATTAAGAGTTCCATTGCTGCTGCCAAAATTGATACGTTCATGACAGGTGGCGAATTGGATAAACTCGTAAAAGAAGTGAACCTGCCAAAAACAGATAAAGCTGAAGAAGGCAGCACAGAAGGTACAGAAGGAACAGGAACAGATACACAAACGGGAACCGAAGGTGAATCCAAAACGGATGACACTAAAGGTACAGATACCAAAACAGATGCAGGTACTACAGATCAAGACGCAACAACAAGTGAAGGTACAGACTCAAGCAGCAAGTAA
- the pth gene encoding aminoacyl-tRNA hydrolase, translated as MKWIVGLGNPGSNYAKTRHNIGFMALDRLADRHNISITQSKCKALIGEGNIGGVKTVLIKPMTFMNLSGESVRAYMDFYKVSLEDLIVVYDDMDTEIGKVRLRYQGSAGGHNGIKSIIQHTGTQQFNRVRMGISRPEPGHAIVDYVLSTFMKKEKEALEQTIEQTCDALEHSLNHTFEQTMAKFNG; from the coding sequence ATGAAGTGGATTGTTGGCCTCGGAAATCCGGGCTCTAACTACGCCAAAACCCGTCATAATATTGGCTTTATGGCGCTCGATCGACTGGCAGATCGTCATAATATCTCCATTACCCAAAGTAAATGCAAAGCGTTGATTGGAGAGGGCAACATTGGCGGTGTCAAAACGGTATTGATTAAACCCATGACATTCATGAATCTGTCCGGTGAGTCGGTACGAGCCTATATGGATTTTTATAAGGTAAGTCTGGAAGATCTAATCGTTGTGTATGATGACATGGACACGGAAATTGGTAAAGTGAGATTGCGTTATCAAGGTAGTGCAGGTGGACATAACGGAATTAAGTCTATTATTCAGCATACAGGTACACAGCAGTTTAACCGGGTACGCATGGGAATATCCCGTCCAGAACCTGGACATGCCATTGTAGACTACGTTCTTTCGACATTTATGAAGAAGGAAAAGGAAGCACTCGAACAGACGATTGAACAGACCTGTGATGCACTTGAACACAGCCTGAATCATACGTTTGAGCAAACGATGGCTAAATTCAACGGGTAG
- a CDS encoding putative polysaccharide biosynthesis protein produces the protein MKQPSTGSRLLQGAFVLGLAAIISKIIGAFQKIPLQNLGGDGVFGIYNTVYPFYMMVITIGAVGLPVAISKFVAEQHVLGRPEEGRRIIRLSSMLLGGIGLVLAVLMYTGAPWIGKWIGNGHVIPSIRAAALALLVVPLMTGLRGYFQGMQQMVPTAVSQVVEQIIRVTVMIVLLLWLMAREASLDTIAAGAMLGSFAGGVAGLLAMLVYGFRHRKQMRKLVQGKSLGDQGSEAVGVEAKGRIGGAAEPQRSNREWIRTLLVYAIPVCLGSLAVPLMNLVDTFTVPRLLQKEGLNELQSMVSFGIYNRGLPLVQMVTMLAMSLSVLFIPAMAEAKLRGGSEAVKQQASLALRWFWLIGLAASAGLAVLAEPINRMLYGDAAGTEALRYMALTAAGSTVSIIAAALLQGLGSVRAPAFSMLAAAGVKVLLNVWLVPTLGIVGAAMAGAAAYMLAAALNVALLARYSALRLAPSAVLAKPALVIAAMSLAAAGMAWATEALLGGMGIAADRRIAAVGVSLLGVAAGAAVFVLAAARTGLLTAAELVAVPKVGSSLAKVLRSLRVLR, from the coding sequence ATGAAACAGCCATCAACAGGATCAAGGCTGCTGCAGGGCGCATTTGTGCTAGGACTTGCCGCCATTATCTCCAAAATTATTGGTGCCTTTCAGAAAATTCCGCTACAGAATCTAGGCGGAGACGGCGTCTTTGGTATATATAACACGGTGTATCCGTTCTACATGATGGTGATTACCATTGGGGCTGTTGGACTACCTGTCGCTATATCTAAATTCGTGGCTGAACAGCATGTACTCGGTAGACCAGAAGAGGGAAGGCGAATCATACGATTATCATCTATGCTGCTAGGCGGGATCGGTTTGGTGTTAGCAGTCTTGATGTATACAGGGGCTCCATGGATCGGAAAATGGATCGGGAATGGACATGTTATTCCATCGATCCGTGCAGCTGCACTGGCCCTATTGGTTGTGCCATTGATGACGGGACTACGTGGGTATTTTCAGGGAATGCAGCAGATGGTGCCTACAGCCGTATCACAGGTCGTAGAACAGATCATTCGAGTCACAGTGATGATTGTGCTGCTGTTGTGGCTCATGGCACGCGAGGCCTCGTTAGATACGATTGCCGCTGGGGCGATGCTGGGTTCGTTTGCGGGTGGTGTCGCTGGGCTACTGGCAATGCTTGTGTATGGATTCCGCCATCGGAAGCAAATGCGGAAACTGGTTCAAGGGAAGAGTCTTGGAGATCAGGGCAGTGAAGCGGTGGGTGTAGAGGCAAAAGGTCGAATAGGTGGCGCTGCTGAGCCTCAGCGATCCAATCGAGAGTGGATTCGAACCCTGCTTGTATATGCAATCCCGGTCTGCCTAGGATCACTGGCTGTGCCTTTGATGAATCTGGTGGACACGTTCACTGTACCGAGGTTGTTACAGAAAGAGGGATTAAACGAGCTACAGTCTATGGTGTCGTTCGGCATATATAACCGGGGATTACCGCTCGTGCAGATGGTGACGATGTTAGCAATGTCACTGTCTGTGCTCTTTATTCCGGCGATGGCCGAAGCCAAGCTTCGTGGCGGGTCAGAAGCCGTGAAACAGCAAGCGAGCCTGGCGCTGCGCTGGTTCTGGTTGATCGGCTTGGCAGCATCCGCAGGACTCGCGGTGCTGGCGGAGCCGATTAACCGCATGCTGTACGGGGATGCCGCAGGCACCGAAGCACTGCGGTACATGGCGCTGACGGCAGCGGGCAGCACCGTCAGCATCATTGCAGCAGCGCTGCTGCAAGGCCTTGGCAGCGTGCGCGCACCCGCGTTCAGCATGCTGGCCGCCGCAGGCGTCAAGGTGCTGCTGAACGTCTGGCTTGTGCCGACGCTAGGCATCGTCGGCGCGGCCATGGCTGGGGCGGCCGCCTATATGCTGGCGGCTGCCCTGAATGTGGCGCTACTGGCGCGATACAGCGCCCTGCGCCTAGCCCCTAGCGCCGTCCTGGCGAAGCCGGCGCTGGTTATTGCCGCCATGAGCTTGGCGGCGGCAGGCATGGCCTGGGCCACCGAAGCGCTGCTCGGTGGCATGGGAATCGCGGCTGACCGCAGGATCGCCGCGGTAGGCGTCAGCCTGCTTGGCGTAGCCGCAGGCGCAGCCGTGTTTGTGCTGGCGGCCGCGCGCACAGGCCTGCTCACCGCTGCAGAGCTGGTGGCTGTGCCCAAGGTTGGGTCAAGCCTAGCCAAAGTTTTACGCAGCCTGCGGGTGCTGCGCTAA